One genomic segment of Rubripirellula tenax includes these proteins:
- a CDS encoding response regulator transcription factor has protein sequence MIDPATENATVYDTATVGAESILLVDDTFVLRERLSMAMQQRGFRVETAGNFDEAVEVFRNRPTDLAVLDLRMPGKSGLELLRKLLQMKPGTRVIILSGFGSIPASIDAVRAGAVNFLSKPADADDILGAFVRGDDPSVPEGALAFPAPSLARNEWEHIHRVLSDCGGNISEAARRLGIHRRSLQRKLRKRAPEDPALPQLIDDEDE, from the coding sequence ATGATTGATCCGGCCACCGAAAACGCCACCGTTTATGACACGGCGACGGTGGGGGCTGAGAGCATCTTGTTGGTCGATGACACATTCGTACTTCGCGAACGCTTGTCGATGGCGATGCAACAGCGGGGGTTTCGTGTCGAAACGGCCGGCAACTTTGACGAGGCTGTCGAAGTGTTCCGCAATCGGCCAACCGATTTGGCGGTGCTGGATCTGCGGATGCCAGGCAAGAGCGGCTTGGAACTGCTACGAAAACTGCTGCAGATGAAGCCCGGGACGCGAGTGATCATCTTGTCGGGATTCGGCAGTATTCCGGCATCGATTGACGCCGTCCGCGCCGGTGCGGTCAATTTTCTAAGCAAACCAGCGGATGCCGACGATATTCTTGGGGCCTTTGTCCGTGGCGACGATCCGTCCGTCCCCGAGGGGGCTTTGGCCTTTCCCGCGCCGTCGCTGGCTCGCAACGAATGGGAGCATATCCATCGGGTTTTGTCGGATTGTGGCGGCAACATCAGCGAAGCTGCTCGTCGACTGGGGATCCACCGCCGCAGTTTGCAGCGAAAACTGCGCAAACGGGCTCCCGAGGACCCCGCGTTGCCCCAATTGATCGACGACGAAGACGAGTGA
- a CDS encoding sensor histidine kinase — protein sequence MPLIAPAPLGSSKWLLHLRSFAVAGQLATILATQLLTSIALPFTWLIALVGLTAVTNAMYAWWLIHHDHGEKFSPNGLSPIPYADHESGLRHGVALTLMLLDLVTLTAMLYLSGGAGNPFSFFYFVNLAVGGVMIRPRAAWSMAATAIAGYTFLLFLSRPIDGFGSATSNALSLNSLGLMFAFSTCATVVTYFVTRTAGQLKERERQLLRAQADQAASHRLESLTTLAAGAAHELATPLSTIDVIVRELSRHLEGCEKPETVDTDLRLIDGQLEMCRQILQRMRSAAGDSTTPNWDHTTVGDLIDTVLDGIRDPHRVDVLDGTDAVEGTPLWVPQEAVAQAVRNLIHNGLDASGDAGRVRLEPRLIGDQLQLSVIDTGHGMTPEVLDRASDPFFTTKEPGRGIGLGLFLTRNVISQLGGDLRFRSGPGAGTEAVVTIPLDNPRREFQSLGNYDLPIGDEVVNTR from the coding sequence ATACCGTTGATCGCGCCGGCGCCATTGGGGTCGTCGAAATGGTTGTTGCACCTACGGTCGTTCGCGGTCGCCGGTCAATTGGCGACGATCTTGGCAACACAGTTGTTGACCAGCATCGCTTTGCCGTTCACGTGGCTGATCGCGCTGGTCGGTTTGACGGCGGTCACCAATGCGATGTACGCGTGGTGGTTGATCCACCATGACCATGGTGAGAAATTTTCGCCCAACGGCCTATCCCCTATTCCCTATGCCGATCACGAATCGGGGTTACGGCACGGCGTCGCTTTGACGTTGATGTTGTTGGATCTGGTCACGTTGACGGCGATGCTTTACTTGAGCGGTGGTGCCGGCAACCCGTTCAGCTTTTTTTACTTTGTCAACTTAGCGGTCGGCGGCGTGATGATTCGGCCGCGAGCGGCTTGGAGTATGGCGGCGACGGCAATCGCGGGTTACACGTTCTTGTTGTTCCTGTCGCGGCCGATCGACGGATTCGGAAGCGCCACCTCCAATGCCCTGAGTCTGAATTCGCTCGGATTGATGTTTGCATTCTCAACGTGCGCGACGGTGGTGACTTATTTCGTGACTCGCACGGCGGGACAGTTGAAAGAACGCGAACGTCAATTGCTTCGCGCCCAAGCCGATCAAGCAGCCAGTCACCGGTTGGAGAGTCTGACGACGTTGGCGGCCGGGGCGGCGCACGAACTGGCGACACCGCTTTCGACGATCGACGTGATCGTGCGAGAGCTGTCACGGCACCTCGAGGGATGCGAGAAACCCGAGACGGTCGATACCGACTTGCGACTGATCGATGGCCAGTTGGAAATGTGTCGGCAAATTTTGCAGCGCATGCGGTCCGCCGCTGGTGATTCAACGACGCCGAATTGGGATCACACGACGGTCGGCGATTTGATCGACACGGTGTTGGACGGCATCCGCGACCCTCACCGTGTCGATGTGCTTGACGGAACCGACGCGGTTGAAGGCACGCCGCTTTGGGTGCCGCAAGAGGCCGTTGCCCAAGCGGTTCGCAATTTGATTCACAACGGGTTGGACGCCAGCGGCGACGCGGGGCGAGTCCGGCTGGAGCCCCGTTTGATCGGCGATCAGCTTCAATTGTCAGTGATCGATACGGGCCATGGCATGACGCCCGAGGTACTCGATCGGGCGTCGGATCCTTTCTTCACGACCAAAGAACCGGGTCGGGGGATCGGCTTGGGATTGTTTCTGACTCGCAACGTCATTTCCCAGCTCGGCGGCGATCTTCGATTTCGGTCCGGCCCGGGTGCCGGCACCGAAGCGGTTGTCACGATCCCGCTGGATAACCCCCGCCGCGAGTTCCAATCGCTGGGCAACTATGATCTGCCGATCGGCGATGAAGTTGTTAACACGCGATAA
- a CDS encoding UvrB/UvrC motif-containing protein, giving the protein MKRKQHLDDMLSNWKFDPATLNVRMVKGKDSRDLIQMRVDMGVLQLETTGRPDGELVHAHQTMLEWLLQKQLDEPGYVLNEDECNDVDREFMQFYHRRICWLRLEYYSRAVMDADHTLRLMDISGQMSPDEEWSQTHEQYRPFVLFHRTQAAALGELEDDTAEEAVQAINRGLETMRSFFIKHEAEEHFDNDELVVRLIDLRESLRTEYEVGKTLNEKLEEAVAGEQYELAARLRDELTRRELN; this is encoded by the coding sequence ATGAAGCGTAAACAACACCTCGACGACATGCTGTCGAACTGGAAATTTGACCCCGCCACATTGAATGTGCGGATGGTCAAAGGTAAAGACAGCCGCGATTTGATTCAAATGCGAGTCGACATGGGGGTGTTGCAGTTGGAAACGACCGGCCGTCCTGATGGCGAATTGGTGCATGCCCATCAAACGATGCTGGAATGGTTGCTGCAAAAGCAATTGGACGAACCCGGATACGTCCTGAACGAAGACGAATGCAATGACGTCGATCGCGAATTCATGCAGTTCTATCATCGCCGCATTTGTTGGCTGCGGCTGGAATATTATTCACGAGCGGTGATGGATGCGGATCACACGCTGCGTTTGATGGACATCAGCGGCCAGATGAGTCCCGACGAAGAGTGGTCGCAAACGCACGAACAGTATCGACCGTTCGTGTTGTTCCATCGCACTCAGGCGGCCGCGTTGGGTGAATTGGAAGATGATACCGCCGAAGAAGCCGTGCAAGCGATCAACCGCGGGCTGGAAACGATGCGAAGCTTCTTCATCAAACACGAGGCCGAAGAGCATTTCGACAACGATGAATTGGTGGTCCGGTTGATCGATCTGCGTGAATCGCTGAGGACGGAATACGAAGTCGGCAAGACGTTGAACGAAAAACTAGAAGAAGCCGTCGCGGGCGAGCAATACGAGTTGGCGGCAAGATTGCGAGACGAACTGACGCGGCGCGAACTGAATTAG
- a CDS encoding PQQ-binding-like beta-propeller repeat protein, translated as MQTLYRILLSFGLSAGGAMCAHSQDEWPRFLGSKYDSTAAAPMERIESIDWAKPPIYQWSAKVGPGYGLGSVAGGRYYHFDATDDSENERLTARDVENGNTIWSVTSPMTYRDMFGYEEGSRSTPTIHGESIFTFGVDGRLSCRDIGDGKLVWSVDTGEKYGVIQNFFGVGSSPLIVDDMVIVMVGGSPVADQNIAPMQLNRVSPNGSAIVAFDQSDGSERWRTGEDLASYSSPRTVTIGDKPFVIAFARGGLMMIDPADGTVHWRFDHRADMLESVNAMMPVVDGDEVFISECYQVGSALLKINADSFEPVWIDPPGDRRRQAMRSHWATPILADGFLYGCSGRNSPDSDLRCIDWKTGGVQWSDPRRIRSSITRVGDHLIVLEERGRIEILRINPDKLDIVATWDLTQPDGDRPALTFPCWAAPIVVGDRVIVRGDENVVCLTFPTSQTAASR; from the coding sequence ATGCAAACACTTTACCGTATTCTTCTGTCATTCGGACTCTCTGCCGGCGGGGCGATGTGCGCCCATTCGCAAGACGAGTGGCCGCGATTCTTGGGATCGAAGTACGACAGCACCGCCGCCGCACCGATGGAACGGATCGAATCCATCGACTGGGCCAAACCGCCGATCTACCAATGGTCTGCGAAAGTCGGGCCCGGGTACGGGTTAGGATCCGTCGCCGGTGGACGCTACTATCATTTCGATGCCACCGACGACAGCGAAAATGAACGCCTGACCGCGAGGGACGTGGAAAACGGCAACACGATCTGGTCGGTGACGTCACCGATGACCTATCGAGACATGTTTGGCTATGAAGAAGGTTCGCGCAGCACGCCCACCATCCACGGCGAAAGTATATTTACCTTCGGCGTCGATGGACGATTGTCTTGCCGCGATATCGGCGACGGCAAACTCGTCTGGTCGGTGGACACTGGTGAAAAGTACGGTGTCATCCAAAACTTCTTCGGCGTCGGCTCCTCACCACTGATCGTCGACGACATGGTCATCGTGATGGTCGGCGGAAGCCCCGTCGCCGATCAAAACATTGCGCCGATGCAGTTGAACCGTGTCTCGCCCAACGGATCCGCCATCGTGGCATTCGACCAGTCCGACGGCAGCGAGCGATGGCGGACCGGCGAGGACTTGGCAAGCTACAGCAGTCCTCGCACCGTTACGATTGGCGACAAGCCATTCGTCATCGCGTTTGCCCGCGGCGGTTTGATGATGATCGATCCCGCCGATGGAACCGTGCATTGGCGATTCGACCATCGCGCCGACATGCTCGAAAGCGTCAACGCGATGATGCCGGTGGTCGATGGGGATGAAGTCTTCATCAGCGAATGTTACCAAGTGGGCAGCGCGCTGCTGAAAATAAACGCGGACTCATTTGAACCGGTCTGGATCGACCCTCCCGGCGACCGTCGGCGCCAAGCGATGCGATCCCACTGGGCCACGCCCATCTTGGCCGATGGTTTTCTGTACGGATGCAGTGGTCGAAATTCGCCGGACAGCGATCTCCGGTGCATCGACTGGAAAACCGGCGGTGTCCAATGGAGCGACCCTCGACGCATCCGGTCCTCGATCACCCGCGTCGGTGATCACTTGATCGTATTGGAGGAACGCGGCCGAATCGAAATTCTGCGAATCAATCCGGACAAGCTCGACATCGTTGCGACCTGGGATTTAACACAGCCCGATGGCGACCGACCGGCGCTGACCTTCCCGTGCTGGGCCGCCCCCATTGTGGTCGGCGATCGGGTCATCGTTCGCGGCGACGAGAATGTGGTCTGCCTGACGTTTCCCACGTCGCAAACTGCTGCGTCGCGATAG
- a CDS encoding aminotransferase class V-fold PLP-dependent enzyme: MSDRKRIYLDHAATSWPKADEVLAAMDDFARTCGAAAGRGAYQSAIDAGSVVAQTRRLIAKIIGAESDDCVSFHGSGTAALNAAIHGILRSGDHVVTTAAEHNSVLRPLYDWQSRGQITITVVPTDRGGQVDTQRVLDEVTDQTRLVAVTSASNVTGAVQPIREIGQSIADHPARFLCDAAQTFGTLPIDVADAHIDLLAAPGHKSSGGPLGTAFLYASKRVHGELRATIQGGTGSHSESLNMPTTMPDMMEAGNLNVPAIAGWLAALTPLSPAELDRRATRATEIARRLHDHLRSVPSVTLHASEARLPIASITSTAYAVSDLAAILDSEFGIETRSGLHCAALIHDCIESGPAGTLRFSGSPFTSDDEIETVAQSLEHIFRDL; this comes from the coding sequence ATGAGTGACCGAAAACGAATCTATCTGGATCACGCCGCGACGTCGTGGCCAAAGGCCGATGAAGTCCTTGCGGCGATGGACGACTTCGCAAGAACTTGTGGCGCTGCGGCCGGACGAGGTGCGTACCAATCTGCCATCGACGCCGGCTCGGTCGTCGCCCAAACGCGACGCCTGATCGCCAAGATCATCGGCGCCGAATCGGACGACTGCGTTTCGTTTCACGGCAGCGGTACCGCCGCACTCAACGCCGCCATTCACGGCATCCTTCGATCCGGCGATCACGTCGTCACCACCGCCGCCGAACACAACTCCGTCCTGCGACCGCTTTACGATTGGCAATCGCGAGGACAAATCACGATCACCGTCGTTCCCACCGATCGCGGCGGGCAAGTCGACACACAAAGAGTCCTCGACGAAGTCACCGATCAAACGCGTTTGGTCGCCGTGACGTCGGCCAGCAACGTGACCGGCGCCGTCCAACCGATCCGCGAAATCGGACAATCGATCGCCGATCATCCCGCCCGATTCTTGTGCGATGCGGCACAGACGTTCGGCACGCTTCCGATCGATGTCGCCGATGCTCACATCGACCTGTTGGCCGCGCCAGGACACAAGTCCTCCGGCGGTCCCCTCGGCACCGCGTTCTTGTATGCATCCAAACGGGTGCATGGCGAGTTGCGTGCGACGATCCAAGGCGGCACCGGCAGCCATAGCGAATCGCTGAACATGCCGACCACGATGCCCGACATGATGGAAGCCGGCAATCTGAACGTGCCGGCCATCGCCGGTTGGCTGGCGGCGTTGACCCCATTGTCCCCCGCCGAACTCGATCGCCGCGCCACGCGGGCGACCGAAATTGCAAGGCGATTGCACGATCACTTGCGTTCGGTTCCATCGGTCACCCTTCACGCGTCGGAAGCACGACTGCCGATTGCCAGCATCACTTCCACCGCCTACGCGGTTTCGGATTTGGCAGCCATCCTGGATTCTGAATTCGGCATCGAAACACGATCAGGCCTCCACTGCGCCGCACTGATCCACGACTGCATCGAAAGCGGTCCGGCAGGTACACTCCGGTTCAGCGGCTCGCCCTTCACGTCCGACGACGAAATCGAAACCGTCGCCCAGTCGCTCGAACATATCTTTCGCGATCTTTGA
- a CDS encoding FAD-binding oxidoreductase — protein MDIDRQRIQDDLRGIVGGDVFCDRLMTQLYASDASIYQVEPLGVVRPRTVADVMATAQYAAEHEISLHPRGTGSGVAGESLGNGLIIDFTRYMRRITISPDGSRVVVQSGAILAEVNRALRDHQRWFGPDPVTRSVTTMGSVLATNASGSHYMRSGSARDTIESMRVVTVDGELLDLSVHHPNDPGTPGRLARGIAEIQSQFQPLLDATTTAPKSRGGYRLDDVVDASGAVNLAKFMVGTQGTLGILIDATVRTEPIATHRGVVLCFYHRLDIAARGAVAALKHGLVACDLMDRRLLQIARDTDPRFAELLPREAEAMVLVEIQSESLEDLHDRLAAIRESMSTGHDASFASLDTVKQSERDLYWQLSRRVIPRLYRFKGTESPVPFIEDVAVPSQRLPAVLTAIQDTLKRNQATGTLFAHVGHGQLHLRPFLDLRQQADHKRLHTISKQIAEVVWEHGGQVSVEHAAGLSRSYLLPAQFGDLWQAMGQVKRLFDPQHRLNPGKLFGAVLQKPNENLRPTAQTIDISSDNRIIVEADQPSAIAAAEQAGRSVPQLQVLQQWPAARMITTVAQSCNGCARCRTTSPGERQCPVFRATPREEASPRAKANLLRGVLSGQLSVDDLTGERAKEITDLCFNCHQCRLECPASVDIPKIVGELKSQYVATNGLPVSDLLMGRIDLVAAFASRAPWLSNQLIRGKFTRWIAEKLFGLSAARELPPFVRETFLRHAHRRRWTRPLPQGGLKVLYFVDQFANFHDPDIGRALGEVLQQNSIGIYVPLAQSGSGMARITAGDLKGARKIARHNVRLLADAVRSGYTVIATEPAAVLCLKHEYPNLLDDEDAHLVAEHSHEACAYLWNLHQGGRLSTEFQNIDAHIAYHQPCHLRVLDPHQVGPKLLELIPGMEIERIEAGCTGMAGTWGLQRKNYRNSLRIGWPLISAMRSAKVSMATTECSACRMQIEHGSGRSTIHPLKLLAYAYGRMPKIEKELQEI, from the coding sequence ATGGACATTGATCGGCAACGCATCCAAGACGACCTTCGCGGCATTGTCGGCGGAGATGTGTTCTGCGATCGGCTGATGACCCAGCTTTATGCGTCCGACGCCAGCATCTATCAGGTCGAACCGCTCGGTGTCGTCCGCCCTCGGACCGTCGCCGACGTCATGGCGACGGCCCAGTATGCAGCCGAGCACGAGATTTCGCTGCACCCGCGCGGTACCGGCAGCGGTGTGGCCGGCGAGTCGCTGGGCAACGGATTGATCATTGACTTCACCCGCTACATGCGCCGGATCACGATCTCGCCCGATGGGTCGCGAGTCGTTGTGCAAAGCGGCGCGATCCTTGCCGAAGTCAACCGAGCCTTGCGAGATCATCAACGCTGGTTCGGACCCGACCCCGTCACGCGATCGGTCACGACGATGGGCAGCGTGCTGGCCACGAATGCCTCGGGCAGCCACTACATGCGCAGCGGTTCGGCCCGCGACACCATCGAATCGATGCGCGTCGTTACCGTCGACGGCGAACTGCTAGACCTTTCGGTTCATCATCCCAACGATCCTGGAACACCCGGCCGATTGGCACGCGGCATCGCCGAGATTCAAAGCCAGTTCCAGCCGCTGCTCGACGCGACCACGACTGCGCCGAAATCACGCGGCGGGTACCGCCTCGACGACGTCGTCGATGCAAGCGGGGCAGTGAACTTGGCGAAGTTCATGGTCGGTACGCAGGGCACGCTCGGAATCCTGATCGACGCAACCGTTCGCACCGAACCGATCGCGACCCATCGTGGTGTTGTGCTGTGTTTCTACCATCGCCTAGACATCGCCGCGCGTGGCGCCGTCGCGGCGCTCAAGCACGGCTTGGTCGCTTGCGACTTGATGGATCGACGACTACTTCAGATCGCTCGCGACACGGACCCTCGGTTCGCCGAACTGCTGCCTCGCGAAGCCGAAGCCATGGTGCTGGTCGAAATCCAAAGTGAATCGCTCGAAGACCTGCACGACCGATTGGCTGCCATTCGCGAATCGATGTCGACCGGACACGACGCGTCGTTTGCCAGTCTGGATACCGTCAAACAGAGCGAACGGGATCTGTATTGGCAGTTATCGCGCCGCGTGATTCCGCGACTGTACCGATTCAAAGGCACCGAGTCGCCCGTGCCGTTCATCGAAGACGTTGCCGTACCGAGCCAGCGATTGCCGGCGGTGTTGACCGCCATCCAAGACACGCTCAAACGCAACCAAGCCACCGGGACACTGTTCGCGCACGTCGGACACGGCCAATTGCACTTGCGACCGTTTTTGGATCTCCGACAACAAGCCGATCACAAGCGATTGCACACGATTTCGAAACAGATCGCCGAAGTCGTTTGGGAACATGGCGGCCAAGTCAGTGTCGAACACGCGGCCGGACTGAGTCGTTCGTATCTATTGCCTGCTCAATTCGGTGACCTCTGGCAAGCGATGGGACAAGTCAAACGACTGTTCGATCCGCAGCATCGACTCAATCCCGGAAAACTGTTCGGTGCTGTGCTGCAAAAACCGAACGAGAACCTGCGTCCGACCGCGCAAACGATCGACATCTCGTCGGACAATCGCATCATCGTTGAAGCGGACCAACCATCGGCGATCGCGGCCGCCGAGCAAGCCGGTCGGTCGGTACCACAACTGCAAGTGCTTCAACAATGGCCAGCCGCCCGCATGATCACGACGGTGGCACAAAGCTGTAACGGCTGTGCCCGCTGTCGCACGACATCACCCGGCGAACGACAATGCCCGGTCTTTCGCGCCACTCCCCGCGAAGAAGCGTCCCCTCGCGCGAAAGCCAACTTATTGCGAGGCGTTTTGAGTGGCCAACTGAGCGTCGATGACTTGACCGGCGAACGGGCCAAGGAAATCACCGACCTTTGCTTCAACTGTCACCAATGTCGATTGGAATGCCCGGCGTCGGTTGATATCCCCAAAATTGTCGGCGAGTTGAAATCACAGTACGTCGCCACCAACGGTTTGCCGGTGTCGGATCTGTTGATGGGACGCATCGATTTGGTTGCCGCATTTGCATCGCGAGCACCGTGGCTATCGAACCAATTGATCCGCGGAAAGTTCACGCGCTGGATCGCCGAAAAATTGTTCGGACTGTCCGCGGCACGGGAACTGCCGCCGTTCGTTCGTGAAACTTTTTTGCGACACGCCCATCGCCGACGCTGGACACGACCGCTGCCTCAGGGCGGTTTGAAAGTTCTGTATTTCGTCGACCAGTTTGCAAACTTCCACGACCCGGATATCGGCCGCGCGCTGGGCGAAGTGCTGCAACAAAACAGCATCGGCATCTACGTCCCGCTCGCTCAATCCGGATCCGGCATGGCAAGGATCACGGCCGGCGACCTGAAGGGCGCCCGCAAGATCGCCCGTCACAATGTTCGATTGTTGGCCGACGCCGTCCGCAGCGGATACACCGTCATCGCCACCGAACCGGCGGCCGTCCTTTGCTTGAAACACGAGTATCCCAATCTGCTCGATGACGAGGACGCACACTTGGTTGCCGAACACTCGCACGAAGCCTGTGCCTATCTGTGGAACCTGCACCAAGGCGGCCGGCTGTCGACCGAATTCCAGAACATCGACGCCCACATCGCGTATCACCAACCGTGCCACCTCCGCGTCCTCGACCCCCATCAAGTCGGTCCGAAGCTGTTGGAACTGATCCCGGGCATGGAAATCGAACGCATCGAAGCCGGCTGTACGGGCATGGCCGGCACGTGGGGATTGCAACGCAAAAACTATCGCAACAGCCTGCGGATCGGATGGCCGCTGATCTCAGCGATGCGATCCGCGAAAGTATCGATGGCGACGACCGAATGCAGCGCCTGCCGAATGCAAATCGAACACGGCAGCGGACGCAGCACCATCCATCCGCTCAAGCTGCTCGCCTATGCGTATGGCCGCATGCCAAAAATTGAAAAAGAGCTTCAAGAAATATGA
- a CDS encoding MoaD/ThiS family protein: MIKIQVQMFAGAKQLAGRDTVEVEVRSPIQARAIFDALQVAAPELTPLIPSCRLAVDNRYVIDQSIIDEDSTIALIPPVSGG, from the coding sequence ATGATCAAGATCCAAGTCCAAATGTTCGCCGGCGCTAAACAACTGGCCGGGCGCGACACCGTCGAAGTCGAAGTCCGATCACCGATCCAAGCACGAGCCATATTCGACGCATTACAAGTCGCCGCACCGGAGCTAACGCCGTTGATTCCTTCGTGCCGGCTGGCCGTCGACAACCGCTACGTCATCGATCAATCCATCATCGACGAAGACTCGACGATCGCGTTGATTCCGCCCGTCAGCGGCGGCTGA
- the folE gene encoding GTP cyclohydrolase I FolE → MHESATHAPAKDPSEHAFFADPNEPRNDAVDLKAIESAVRVILGAVGEDPDREGLLETPARVARMYAEMFAGLKSDPGRHLAKVFTEDYDEIVLVRDISFCSMCEHHLLPFTGKAHIAYLPSGKVVGLSKLARVVEEVARRPQVQERLTQTVADLIEDRLSARGVAVVVESTHSCMTMRGVRKPGSLCLTSAMRGAFRDDPKSRAEVLGLINRES, encoded by the coding sequence GTGCACGAATCTGCCACCCACGCGCCTGCGAAAGACCCATCCGAGCATGCGTTCTTTGCCGACCCTAACGAACCACGCAACGACGCCGTCGACCTGAAGGCGATCGAGTCGGCTGTACGCGTCATTCTGGGTGCCGTCGGGGAAGACCCCGACCGAGAAGGCCTGCTGGAAACCCCCGCTCGCGTGGCCCGCATGTACGCCGAAATGTTTGCCGGACTGAAAAGCGATCCCGGCCGCCACTTGGCAAAAGTCTTCACCGAAGACTACGACGAAATCGTGCTGGTCCGTGACATCAGCTTCTGTAGCATGTGCGAACACCACCTGCTGCCATTCACCGGCAAGGCGCACATCGCCTACCTGCCCAGCGGCAAAGTCGTCGGACTCAGCAAACTGGCCCGCGTCGTCGAAGAAGTCGCTCGTCGCCCGCAAGTGCAGGAACGGCTGACGCAAACGGTCGCCGACCTGATCGAAGATCGGCTTTCGGCACGCGGAGTTGCCGTCGTCGTCGAATCGACGCACAGCTGTATGACGATGCGGGGTGTACGCAAGCCGGGCAGCCTATGTCTGACCAGCGCGATGCGCGGCGCCTTCCGCGACGACCCCAAATCGCGAGCCGAAGTGCTCGGACTGATCAACCGCGAAAGCTGA
- a CDS encoding molybdenum cofactor biosynthesis protein MoaE: MSANPTVHIDIVDAPIDLNALTEKVSDPDVGAHGWFVGVTRRTTDDRITETLDYEAHRPMAIEQLGQIARQAIDTYSLAHVVIVHRIGRVPVGEASIVVGCSSAHRVDTFAALPWMMDAIKRDVPIWKRETYTDGQQEWVHPDSDSTPNE; this comes from the coding sequence ATGTCCGCCAATCCCACCGTCCACATCGATATCGTCGACGCCCCCATCGACCTGAACGCGCTGACCGAAAAAGTCAGCGACCCCGATGTCGGTGCGCATGGTTGGTTTGTCGGTGTCACCCGCCGAACGACCGACGACCGAATCACCGAAACGCTTGACTACGAAGCCCATCGACCAATGGCGATCGAGCAACTGGGTCAAATCGCCCGTCAAGCGATCGATACTTACTCGCTCGCCCACGTCGTCATCGTTCACCGAATCGGGCGAGTCCCTGTCGGCGAAGCCAGCATCGTGGTCGGCTGCAGCAGCGCCCATCGCGTCGACACCTTCGCGGCACTGCCTTGGATGATGGACGCGATCAAACGCGACGTTCCGATTTGGAAACGCGAAACCTACACCGACGGTCAACAAGAGTGGGTTCACCCCGATTCGGACAGCACGCCGAATGAGTGA